From the genome of bacterium:
GTACTTGATGTAATTGCACAAAGAATTCCTCCTGCTGAAAAAAACACAACAATTGAAAACGGAGAGATAATTGCTCAGAGAAAAGGCAGGGGAAAAGATCTTGTGGAACTTACCGGCCAGTATCAGACAATTAACACTTTGCTTGACGAGGTAAATCAAAACTTCTCTGCAGGGAAAATTGCAGTGCTTAAATCAGAGAGAGATGATCTTACTGATAAAATCCGTGTTATGGAGGATGCAAAAAAATATCTTGCATTTACTCTGTATGAAAAATCCGATGAGATTAAACAAAAAATTGCAGAAATAGACGAGACTCTGATTAAAAAGGCCAGAGACCAGCTTGCAGTGTGCAGATCAAAACAGAGCAAAATCGTATCATTGAAACAGCAGCTGCGCCAGTCTGAAAAAAATGCGGAAAATTACAGGTGGCTTGAAAAATTTAAAGAAGAGTATGATTCCCTTTCTTCTGTTGTAAAACCGGATGTTCCGAAATTGTTCCTGATAACCGGAATTACATGCGCGCTTTCCGGACTGATTGCAGGATTTTTAAAATTTGTACCCTTTTACTTAACAAGTATTCTTGTAATTACAGGAATTGCTCTGATTGTAGTATATTCGGACAAACTCAGAAGGTCTGTTGATTCTGCTGTAAAGAGATCGGAACTGAAAGAGCTTGAAGAAAAATTTTACAAAAGGTTCGGCAGGGATTTTTCCAAAGTTGATGTGCAGACTTTGTCTGACCTGTTCAAATCCGATTATGAAATATACACTGTCAGATTAAGAGACATACCGTCTGAAACACAAGAGCTTAACCGTGCTTTATCAGATCTTTCAAACATGGTTTTATCTCTGTGCGGCAAAACATGCACTCTTGAAAATGCGGATTCTCTTATCAGCTCAAAAGAAAAAGAATTAGAGAGCCTTAAATCGGATCTCCGTAAAATTGAAAACCGTACAGCACAGCTTAATGTTGAAAGAAGTCAGGTTATTTCAGAGCCCCAGCCTGCTGATTTTAATCAGGCTGAATATAGTAAGTTAAAGGAGAAATCTTTACTGCTTGAGAAAAAAATTGAAAAAGAAAAAGATTCTCTGTCAAATCTTAAGGTAAATATTTCACGGCTTACAGGCGACAGTATAAGCAGCGCGTGGGAGGTTCTGATAGATAATCTCAGAAATAAAAAACTGGAAACTACTGAAAATCTGAAAAATGTAAAAGCCGGGCTGTATGCATCCAATATTGTATTTAATGTGATACAGGATTTTGCGAGAGATGAGGAACAAAAAATAAAAGAGAGGCTTCAGTGGGAGGGCCTTAACACGGTTTTAAAGAACATTACTCAGAGATATACTGATATTACGCTTTCAGGTGATTCTCTTGTTGTATCGGACGGTTTTCACGATTTTCCTTTAAATGACCTCAGTACAGGCGCACAGGAGCAGGTACTTCTTGCTCTGCGGGTTGGTTTCAGCTCACAGATTTTTAAGGATAATTCTCTGTTTTTTA
Proteins encoded in this window:
- a CDS encoding AAA family ATPase — its product is MAVFIKEIKAENLGPVPKLSIGFKKINVIFGHNEHGKTFLVEFILKSLFKSASKWSLRNSSAQGKVIVSGITDNDLSFSPNSPEKIEDYLQDSNPGLPPDLSRLLVVKGAELELSDNPRDSDKTIVKKYISQKGVLDVIAQRIPPAEKNTTIENGEIIAQRKGRGKDLVELTGQYQTINTLLDEVNQNFSAGKIAVLKSERDDLTDKIRVMEDAKKYLAFTLYEKSDEIKQKIAEIDETLIKKARDQLAVCRSKQSKIVSLKQQLRQSEKNAENYRWLEKFKEEYDSLSSVVKPDVPKLFLITGITCALSGLIAGFLKFVPFYLTSILVITGIALIVVYSDKLRRSVDSAVKRSELKELEEKFYKRFGRDFSKVDVQTLSDLFKSDYEIYTVRLRDIPSETQELNRALSDLSNMVLSLCGKTCTLENADSLISSKEKELESLKSDLRKIENRTAQLNVERSQVISEPQPADFNQAEYSKLKEKSLLLEKKIEKEKDSLSNLKVNISRLTGDSISSAWEVLIDNLRNKKLETTENLKNVKAGLYASNIVFNVIQDFARDEEQKIKERLQWEGLNTVLKNITQRYTDITLSGDSLVVSDGFHDFPLNDLSTGAQEQVLLALRVGFSSQIFKDNSLFFILDDAFQYSDWQRREFLVKTVFSLAEAGWQIIYFTMDNHVKELFDKNGKNFGADYASYNL